The Castanea sativa cultivar Marrone di Chiusa Pesio chromosome 4, ASM4071231v1 sequence CAGTGCACTTGGTAGTTCATTTGGTATAAAGGACATTGATTCTTTTATTCTTGATTTGCAGGTATTTATTCCATTGGGATTATATTTAAGGGTGTGCAGGATCTTTGAGTGCGTGAGAGACGGTGCTGAGAAGGGTTTTGTGGCAAAGCAAGGCAGTAAGATTGACTATGAGTCCTTGGCTCTTGGGAGGATGCAAGAAGTACGGCATATTTTTGCAAGAATTGTATTTGATACAGTGTACCCTCTTAGATTGAATCAAGAACATggtaatttataaataattaattatagaaagaaaaaaaaaaaagcatttttttcaAAGTGGCCTACCTAATTATCCACATTGTTAAGCTGGTGTTGTTAAATATGTAATAGAAATAGTGGGAAGCAATTCGAAATAGATCTATTTCTTAGTTTAcattaaatattacaattttaaaaatattacacTATACATTCTTAGACCTTCTCCAATTCgcaatttaaatgaaattgaaagGATCCTGTTCCTAACATTATAACCTCAATTGTCATCAAGTCTTCCTATCCACCTTTGTAGAGTTGCTAAGTTTATTTTACATAATTGAACCCTATAACATTTTTGGCATGCCGTTCAAAAGATGCCCTGACATTGGCTACAGATACCTTATCCAAAGAAAATCCAGAGATGGGCATAAAATTAGATGAAGATACCAGTTCTGTTACAGGGAAACTACTGTTGAACCCTTTGGCTTACCAAGTTCCTAGTCAAACAAGTGTTATGCAAGTGCACTCATAAAGACtgttcatttgataaaaaatagagTAGCATTGCAAATAATCTTCAGTAAGCTGCGTGATATGGGCTACACCTCTAAGGGAAATTTATccctaaaattaccaaaaatcaAATGGATATTTTTGGGTTGGAGGATAAAATCAAAACCTTCCCCTCAAGAATCAAATGAGGCAgtaagaacatgaagaacacaaaCAAAATCCGCTTCTAGAATAGAGTACAATTcccaccaagaaaaaaaatgccttCATAGCAGGCATAAGCAACCCTAATATTATTTAATCCGtcaaaaagaagataaaatgcCTTTCTTAACATTTATGTCTATTGAACATCAGCTAAATTCACGCCGTTGCAAGCACAGCGGCAGCAGGAGCAGGAGGGGGAGTAACACCTCCAGTAGTTGGCCTATAAGAACAGTAAGTGTCACAATTGTACAAATATAGAGAGTGAACTTCCTATGTATGAACTATTCAGGCATATTAGAGACCATAAGGAATGTTGccaagcaaataaaaaaaataatctatgGATACGAAGAGAGAAGAAACTTACAGCCCAACAAAAACTTTGAAAGCATCATAAATTCCCCACTGGGCGCCGGTGAGGGTTCCAATCATGACTATACGGAGAGGAAGGCCACGGGTGAAAAGACCCCACCACCCTAGCTTCTGCACGGCCTGCAATAGACAAATACAATAAAGAAAGTGATCATAGGAGAATGAAGATTATatattttggtgtgtgtgtgtgtgtgtccatGAAGTAGTATGCAAAGAATTCACGCACATCTCTAACAGTTGCACCCTTGGCATTGTTAAGGAAAGACACCAAGTTGTCAGCAGGGTGCGAAACAATGGCACAAAATACACCAGCCACATATCCACCAGCAAAGCTCACCCCAAGCTGCAAAGTTTTGCTGCACTGGTCTTTTGGGGTTGGGATGGCATACTTGTACAGCATCTCCACAATAGTTTCAAAGGATGCAAATTTCATCATGGTATCTGCAGAACACACCCATTTTGATCAGTAACCACCTAACAAAAGGAATTAAGAAGATTCAATTCTTCCTACAATTAACCAATTACGTAAGTGTAGATTAATATAGCCAAAGAACAAAGGacaaataaaaaactcaatctTCTACAGCAGTACAGCTGGACACTTTTCACACAATAATCATGCCTCAATTGCCTCATTGTTCATGCTTCACAGGCACATAAATTGGTCAACGGCAAATGTTTAGTACATAAACAGCCATAAATGTTTCTTAAACCAGATAActagaaaaattttaatcaaatcATAGCACCAAATATTGGATTATGTAGTTGAACAGAGCATCAAAGTTTTGTTTTCATATTTAAAGTTCAGAATGTCCAAAGACTCGGAAAATAAAAGCTCTCTTTCGATACTGAGCTGATAgataataagtaataactagTGAAATACCAAGTATATCACCAAAAGACAAGTAACATGAGCCGATGGAATCGCTTCAACTTACATGGAATCTGACGTCCCCATAGAGGAACAAGTCCTTTGTACAATCTGCAAATTCAAAAACATCAATCAAATTAGAACTACAAAAAAGGGTAATAGTTACTACATAACaatgccttttgtttttttgctacgAGTGTCATACCCGAGGGTTCCTTCAGACTTGACAAACTTGGGAAATCCATCAGACAAACCCCTGGCAAACCCAGGCTGAGTTTGGACACGAACTTTCACAGCCTCCATGGGGCAGAGGGCAATATCAGCTATAAATTCAGCAGATGCTGAACCAGCAAGATAGATCAAGGTTTTGTACTTGGCTGCAAACTCAGGCCCAGCAATGTCTGAGTAGTATTTCTTAAAGAACTCATAAAATCCAAACTTGCAGGCACCCTGCATACTGTAACCAAGCATAGTGGGCACCCAACCCTTAAAGAAACCTTTAACTCCCTGATCCCTGAACAACACTCCAAATCCAGATGAGATGCTCTTATATTTTGCCGGGTCAATCTGCAAACCTTGAAAATATCAATCTTAATTCAATTCGTCCAATGAGAGTTgtggacacacacacacacacacacacacactcaaccAAGTCAAGTAAGCCTTAATTCTAACTTATGAATCATCCTTTGCAACTAATTGGGATCCACTATATCCTATATGTATCATTTCCTGCTCCGAGATATTTGAACCTCGGTTCTCCATTCTCCACATAGAGAGAACTAGACAATGCTACTAAGCCACAAGGTTCTTGGCATATCAAGTTGAGTgtgttaccattttttttataaatgtacCAAATATTATGAATAAAGAAACACATAAACTGGAAAATTCAACCCCACTGACCCCACAAACAGCAAAGAGCCATGGCCTTAGCCAGCAGCCACCTTTTGATAGTTGAACGGGACAAAGAGCCACACTTTCAAAGTTGAGAGGAAAACAAATTCTCTGCAAACCTTGATGGGGTTCAACGCATAACTTTCAATTCACCAACCAAAATACTTTAAACAACCATTACATATATTACTATTGACAAATCAAAACCATTTCAAGCTCACAAAAACAACATCAATTCCAATttccaaatacaaaaattcGCTTTTGCAATCTCCCATCTATCACTTTCTTATTCATCACGAGTGCACCCATTTCAAAGATTGTTACATaaaacaataactaaaaaatCAATCTCTTCATCCATAAGAATTTCATatcaaataaattacaatttttggtccCTCAATTTTAAAACGTTTGATTTTGTACCTTTctagttttaaaatattaataatttagtCCATTAGCTTATCTActattcattattattttccGTCCATTTCTTACttgcatttttttccttaaaatatgAGCTCGATTCAACTTTAGTCTCTTAAATATGAATGACTCAGCATTTCATTATTCACGTAAAAAACAGTATAATGATCATATTTACTCGTAAACTGTTAAAGTCACTGATAATTGAATGCAGAGCGAAAACATGAGCTTAGTTCACGTTCGCGATAAAACTTTACGGCTACATATTGTACTAAGCACTTATTTTACAGTgaacctaaaaaaaaacttaactaaCCCTAACAAACCAAAggttaaataaagaaaatgaatattctaaaaataaaggaaatgatgagaaagagagagagagagagagaggagcagACCTGCATATTGCACTTGACGAGATCGAGAGGAGTGACGGCGGTGTGAGTGAGACCGCAGCTGAGGATTCCACCGGCGGTACAAGCGGAGTAGAATGCCGGCGAGTACATCTGGACCTTCTCCTTCGGCGCCGGAATCACAAAGCTCCTCGTCGTCGACGTCGTCGTCGACGATAACGATGAAATGGACggtgacgatgatgatgatccATGATGATCGAGGTTAGTGGAGCTAGTGTGAGTGTCCAAATCAAACAGTGTTTTGGACAAAGAAGAAGACGACGAAGAGTAAAGAAAGCTCGGGATCATAGCTCTGCCAGCTTTCAGAGaatctttttccattttctctttttttttttctagctttttttgtttggttttctttgtGTCTCTCGAAAAAAATGTGGTGTGATTTTgagaaaagagagtgagaaataGTAAGAGAGCGAGGTAGTTGGGAAATGGGTGGTTATGGGCGCAAGCAACAGTGAGGAAATGAAATGTTCCCCCATACTTTTCGCGCTTTTTATACTCTCTGCTTTTTTGTTGCTAATCTTTGATTTCTTTGACCTTCCTTATTTAAGTGTCGGTTTGCCATGcgttatttttgtcaatttattttattatttataagtactattgtactttttggtattatttatgaatCTTGttgtactattttagttaacttttacatttatttacagtacttttaacaaaaaaattttaattttagcaaaataagcggatcctaAACGGAtacttaattaatattttttaagtaaataacACTTGCCTTTTCAAGCTATTCCTTGTATCAAACTTGAGCATGGTGccaaaatttttagcttttagtattacaaaaaaactattttatttattttactacttTACTTTACAAAACACCTAATGTCAATTGTGAAGATAAAAGGTTCAGGGCatgtttttgggccttgggcttgatCTGAGGGTATTAACTTATCCGAGGAAGGTTTAATGGTAGTAACAATACCGAACTTAAAAGCCCATAATCAAACTGTTGCGAAAGAGGCTGATGAAAATAGTCTGAGGAGGGACAATTCCTCAGCAAAATGAAGTGAAGATCGGAGGGTACACCATGGTGACAAGAATGGTATTCTAGAAGGTCTTGTGGGTGATAGTGTGTTCCAAAGGGCATAGAAAGGAAgaacgaatgagaaatatcttagagaaagctgctaccatcgtATTGAATACTCTATACCAACCTTTTTTGCcacattaatgagaaaatgacatctgaacaatGGGGATCAGCCTTATAGCTATTGTTTGAAGGCTTCAAAAaggtggtggatgtgacaagtatctggATGGgtgatctgatccatacgtgcaagatggagggaagaaggaggatgatataaaaaaaaaaacaaaaggcattCAAGCAGGGGCATCAAAGAAAGGAAGGGAGAAGCACTGTACACACCACCCTCAATTGTAATCTATCCTTAgagcaatgaaaaaaatataaactgtTCTCGGCATATGTCTAAGGAGAATTTCTATTACATAAACAGTTCGTTACATGTGAATTGGGgatctagcccatcatttttgttatccaacattcatagaacctagatttcaagtccactctctacaaatttcattgtattgggctttttgggcctgctCCCTTCATACAGTTGGGCTCGAGTGCAAACTGTGACCTTACatcaatgattttattttagcatttaacacgTTAAAATGATgtaaataacacaataaaataatatatctgctataataaacaataaccacaaccacaaccacaactaTGACCATAACCATgtaaattatattatgttaCTTTACTATTTGAGTTATAGTGCACAACTATAGATGCATAATAGATGATCTATAGTTGTGCACTATAGCAGCATAGCTTGTAGCTAATGAGTTAAATTTTATACCTATACCACTACCAAATGTAGCACACTTTTTGTATGTTGTGATGCCAAAAATAGCATTTTAACAATCTCATGCCACCAATGCGGAtgcttaaaatataaaatagacaatataaaaaatagttggATTCAATTCTCCCTTAAACTAAAAGAAAGTAATTggtattttggaaaaattatcaTGAAGCAGacaatataaatttgaaatacatttttatttataaaatataagtcATGTTAACGGGTGTTTTtaggacaattgttaataaactatttcaagaaagttttaatacaacttttatgggaaatataaatGTCTTTGGGATatccattaacttttcccataaaatataatctaactaattaaaaaaaagttataaaatataTAGAGTATAAGAAAATAAGTACAATATTTCTTTTTGAAGTTAGAAActactaattttattatattagtcTTACAAATTCACATGacactaatcacaaaaaaaaaaaa is a genomic window containing:
- the LOC142631942 gene encoding mitochondrial phosphate carrier protein 3, mitochondrial-like — protein: MEKDSLKAGRAMIPSFLYSSSSSSLSKTLFDLDTHTSSTNLDHHGSSSSSPSISSLSSTTTSTTRSFVIPAPKEKVQMYSPAFYSACTAGGILSCGLTHTAVTPLDLVKCNMQIDPAKYKSISSGFGVLFRDQGVKGFFKGWVPTMLGYSMQGACKFGFYEFFKKYYSDIAGPEFAAKYKTLIYLAGSASAEFIADIALCPMEAVKVRVQTQPGFARGLSDGFPKFVKSEGTLGLYKGLVPLWGRQIPYTMMKFASFETIVEMLYKYAIPTPKDQCSKTLQLGVSFAGGYVAGVFCAIVSHPADNLVSFLNNAKGATVRDAVQKLGWWGLFTRGLPLRIVMIGTLTGAQWGIYDAFKVFVGLPTTGGVTPPPAPAAAVLATA